One Polaribacter sp. KT25b DNA segment encodes these proteins:
- the gldL gene encoding gliding motility protein GldL — MAQSKNKKKLFNIAYNIGASIVILGALFKLNHISYGWFNGSNVLAVGLIAEALIFFLSAFDTPEDDLDWSKVYPELGEDSFSTEEKIGTEGLLSQKLDALLQEAKIDASLMTSLGNSMKNFQGAAEGLSVASESISSTNKYNEQVSLAAVHMESLNNLYKVQVENSSKQTELNTAVVENTERLKMQMDSLAKNLSSLNGVYGNMLSAMSSK; from the coding sequence ATGGCACAATCTAAGAATAAAAAAAAACTGTTTAACATCGCTTATAATATTGGAGCGTCAATTGTAATTTTAGGAGCGTTATTTAAGTTAAATCATATTAGTTATGGTTGGTTTAATGGGTCAAATGTATTAGCAGTTGGGTTAATTGCAGAAGCACTTATTTTCTTTTTATCTGCTTTTGATACTCCAGAAGATGATTTAGATTGGTCAAAAGTATATCCAGAATTGGGAGAAGATAGTTTTTCTACAGAAGAGAAAATTGGTACAGAAGGTCTTTTATCTCAAAAACTAGATGCTTTATTACAAGAAGCTAAAATAGACGCCTCTTTAATGACAAGTTTAGGAAATAGTATGAAGAATTTTCAAGGAGCTGCAGAAGGATTATCTGTTGCATCAGAATCTATTTCATCTACAAATAAATATAATGAACAAGTTTCTTTAGCAGCAGTTCATATGGAATCTTTAAATAATTTGTATAAAGTACAAGTAGAAAATTCAAGTAAGCAAACAGAATTAAATACAGCTGTTGTAGAAAATACAGAAAGATTAAAAATGCAAATGGATTCTTTAGCAAAAAACTTATCTTCTTTAAACGGCGTTTATGGAAATATGCTTTCTGCTATGTCTAGTAAATAA
- the gldK gene encoding gliding motility lipoprotein GldK, protein MKKAAIFALLITVFYSCGSNDRGELVGVKSNKKWFSEKPHGMALIPGGSFTMGKQDEDLIGTLNTPTKTVTVRPYYMDETEITNNEYKAFVKWVKDSVVRTKLAYQAEFASLGATPDADGNLPSGGIQNYKFKDTVANSTPYQKYMYENYYSFDTIQPLDWSEDIIWKTEDFPDLDYVEVMDSLFISREEAVDGLRTFNTKYLKYKYSWFDRDNAARKGGNRKDFVQTEVLNIYPDTTVWVKDFNYSYNDPMHQDYFYHQSYADYPVVGVTWEQANAFCNWRTKMKNDYLRTRKNATQVPDFRLPTEAEWEYAARGGLDFATYPWGTGSTTSDRGCFLANFKPVRGNYSVDGALYTMEAKSFNANDYGLYNMAGNVSEWTNTAYNLSSYYMASTMNPNVEDRKNKRKIIRGGSWKDVAYYLEVASRDYEYADTARSYIGFRTVQNYIGTGNK, encoded by the coding sequence ATGAAGAAAGCAGCAATATTTGCACTTTTAATAACCGTTTTTTACAGTTGTGGTTCTAACGATAGGGGAGAATTAGTAGGTGTAAAATCTAACAAGAAATGGTTTTCTGAAAAACCTCACGGAATGGCATTAATTCCTGGTGGCTCTTTTACAATGGGTAAACAAGATGAAGATCTTATAGGAACTTTAAATACGCCCACAAAAACTGTTACTGTAAGACCTTATTATATGGATGAAACCGAAATTACAAACAATGAATATAAAGCGTTTGTAAAATGGGTTAAAGATTCTGTTGTAAGAACAAAATTAGCGTATCAAGCAGAATTTGCTAGTTTAGGAGCAACTCCTGATGCAGATGGAAATCTACCTTCTGGAGGAATTCAGAATTATAAATTTAAAGATACAGTTGCAAATTCTACTCCTTATCAAAAATATATGTACGAAAACTATTATAGTTTTGATACGATTCAGCCTTTAGATTGGTCTGAAGATATTATTTGGAAAACAGAAGACTTTCCAGATTTAGATTATGTAGAGGTAATGGATTCTTTATTTATAAGTAGAGAAGAAGCTGTAGATGGTTTAAGAACTTTTAATACAAAGTATTTAAAATATAAATATTCTTGGTTTGATAGAGATAACGCTGCTAGAAAAGGTGGAAATAGAAAAGATTTTGTTCAAACAGAAGTGTTAAATATTTATCCAGATACAACTGTTTGGGTTAAAGATTTTAATTATTCGTACAATGATCCAATGCATCAAGATTATTTTTACCATCAATCTTATGCAGATTATCCTGTTGTTGGTGTTACTTGGGAGCAGGCAAATGCTTTTTGTAACTGGAGAACTAAAATGAAAAATGATTATTTAAGAACTAGAAAAAATGCAACTCAAGTGCCAGACTTTAGATTGCCTACAGAAGCAGAATGGGAATATGCAGCAAGAGGTGGTTTAGATTTTGCTACATATCCTTGGGGAACAGGTAGTACTACAAGTGATAGAGGTTGTTTCTTAGCAAACTTTAAACCTGTTAGAGGTAATTATTCTGTAGATGGCGCTTTATATACTATGGAAGCAAAATCTTTTAATGCAAATGATTACGGTTTATACAATATGGCTGGTAATGTTTCTGAATGGACAAATACTGCTTACAATTTATCTTCTTACTACATGGCTTCAACAATGAACCCTAATGTAGAAGATAGAAAAAACAAAAGAAAAATTATTAGAGGAGGTTCTTGGAAAGATGTAGCATATTATTTGGAAGTAGCTTCTAGAGATTATGAATATGCAGATACAGCAAGAAGTTATATCGGTTTTAGAACCGTACAGAATTATATAGGTACAGGAAATAAATAA
- the gldM gene encoding gliding motility protein GldM → MAGGKMSARQKMINLMYLVFIAMLAMQMSREVLSAFGFMNEKLETNNISTIEKNKQAYANLATKASEQTEKFGKLNTQAKKIKQYSADFYSYLGELKTQMTTDLEDKKAYESMDKTTFLDTYFFKGDNYTPKGQEFLDNINAYRTNVNATLGEGSKFEALINSRFDTNDVIDSDGKTVPWLKYRYEGFPLIASLTNLTQMQADIKNSESEILNSLLGGKLEESLSLNNYKGIVALDKNAYFAGEKVTGKIVLGRYDAEMVPDNVILNGKDYKKIESGQVIIDMPAGNIGNHDIKGKIAFTQNGKVVEVPFESSYSVIPEPSNAVVSADKMNVVYRGLNNPISVSLPGVSDNNLSVSASGGNLTGSNGKYSIKPGSGKIATINVSAKLSSGKTVNSKATFRIKDIPAAMGSVREQYGTVRMPKSGLANSPISAGLPDFEFDLNITVKSFKIKVPGELTIIVNGTTLSAAAKKVLNKAQRGDIINIYDIKATANGYNLKQVLPVNIELTN, encoded by the coding sequence ATGGCTGGAGGAAAAATGTCTGCAAGACAAAAGATGATAAACTTAATGTACCTTGTTTTTATTGCTATGTTAGCAATGCAAATGAGTAGAGAGGTTTTATCAGCTTTTGGTTTTATGAATGAAAAGTTAGAAACTAATAATATTTCAACTATTGAGAAAAATAAACAAGCTTATGCAAATTTAGCTACAAAAGCTTCAGAACAAACCGAGAAATTTGGAAAGTTAAATACTCAAGCAAAGAAAATTAAACAATATTCTGCTGATTTTTATAGCTATTTAGGTGAGTTAAAAACTCAAATGACTACAGATTTAGAAGATAAAAAGGCTTATGAATCCATGGATAAAACTACTTTTTTAGATACTTATTTCTTTAAAGGTGATAATTACACTCCAAAAGGGCAAGAGTTTTTAGATAACATTAATGCATACAGAACTAATGTAAACGCTACGTTAGGAGAAGGCAGTAAGTTTGAAGCTTTAATTAACAGCAGGTTTGATACTAATGATGTAATTGATTCTGATGGTAAAACTGTACCTTGGTTAAAATACAGATATGAAGGTTTTCCTTTAATTGCTTCTTTAACCAATTTAACACAAATGCAAGCTGATATTAAAAATTCTGAAAGCGAAATTTTAAATTCTTTATTAGGTGGTAAATTAGAAGAGTCTTTATCTTTAAATAATTATAAAGGAATTGTTGCACTTGATAAAAACGCATATTTTGCTGGTGAAAAAGTTACTGGTAAAATAGTTTTAGGACGTTATGATGCAGAAATGGTACCAGATAATGTGATTTTAAATGGTAAAGATTATAAAAAAATAGAATCTGGTCAAGTAATTATCGATATGCCAGCAGGTAATATTGGTAATCATGATATTAAAGGAAAAATTGCTTTTACGCAAAATGGTAAAGTAGTAGAAGTTCCTTTCGAAAGTTCTTATTCTGTAATTCCAGAACCAAGTAATGCTGTAGTTTCTGCAGATAAAATGAATGTGGTTTATAGAGGTTTAAATAATCCTATTTCTGTTTCTCTACCAGGAGTTAGTGATAACAATTTAAGCGTTTCTGCATCTGGAGGTAATTTAACTGGTAGTAATGGTAAATATAGTATTAAACCAGGATCTGGTAAAATTGCAACTATAAATGTAAGTGCAAAATTAAGTAGTGGTAAAACAGTAAATTCTAAAGCAACCTTTAGAATTAAAGATATACCGGCAGCAATGGGTTCTGTTCGTGAACAATATGGAACGGTTAGAATGCCAAAATCTGGTTTAGCAAATTCACCAATTTCTGCGGGTTTACCAGATTTTGAATTCGATTTAAATATAACGGTAAAAAGCTTTAAAATTAAAGTTCCAGGAGAATTAACAATTATAGTAAACGGAACAACTTTAAGTGCAGCAGCAAAAAAAGTTTTAAACAAAGCACAAAGAGGCGATATTATTAATATCTATGATATTAAAGCAACAGCAAATGGTTATAACCTTAAACAAGTTTTACCTGTAAATATAGAATTAACTAATTAG